The Brassica napus cultivar Da-Ae chromosome C7, Da-Ae, whole genome shotgun sequence genome has a segment encoding these proteins:
- the LOC106410110 gene encoding protein IDA-LIKE 1: MNLSYKTILFVSVYFVMILLVFSSRNAAARMGTITVSEIEIAQTRSRTPRHEFTEGFRFKNRELHFLSKRVLVPPSGPSNRHNSVVNDLKH; the protein is encoded by the coding sequence ATGAATCTTTcttataaaacaatattgtttgtAAGTGTTTATTTCGTTATGATCCTCTTGGTTTTTAGCTCACGCAACGCTGCGGCAAGGATGGGAACAATTACGGTTTCTGAAATTGAGATAGCTCAAACAAGATCAAGAACACCAAGACATGAGTTCACGGAGGGTTTTAGATTCAAAAATCGTGAGTTGCACTTTTTGTCCAAACGGGTGCTTGTACCACCTTCGGGACCTTCCAACAGGCACAATTCTGTGGTGAATGATCTCAAACACTAG